The DNA window CGCGTGCATCGCGTCGAACCACGTCGTGGCCCTGCTCGGACAGGTCGAGCGGCTCGCCGCCGCATGCGGCGTGCCGTTCGAAGCGTTCGTCCCGCTCGTGCGCGCGTCGCTCGACAACGCCGCCGCGACAACACCCGCGACCGCGCTCACAGGTCCCGTCGCGCGCGGCGACACGGGAACCGTCCTCGCGCACCTCGACGCGCTCCCGTCGGACGAGCGCGACTTGTACGTCGCGGTGGCGCGCGGCGCGCGCCGTCTCGCGCAGACCAACGACCCCGAGATGGACGGCGTGCTGACGCCGGTCGTCGCATGATCACCATCACAACGATCGACGAGATGCGCGTGTGGTGCGATGCCGCGCGCCGCGCCGGCCGGCGCGTCGGGCTCGTCCCGACGATGGGCTTCTTCCACGACGGGCACGTGTCGCTCATGCGGGCCGCGCGCGACGCCGGCGACACGGTCGTCGTCAGCATCTTCGTGAACCCGCTGCAGTTCGGGCCGTCCGAGGACCTCGACCGCTACCCGCGCGACCTGGAGCGCGACCGCGAGCTGGCGCGCGACGCGGGCGTCGAGGTGTTGTTCGTCCCGTCGGTCGACGAGATGTACCCCCGGCCCCCGCTCACGACCGTGCACGTCGACGCGCTGACCGGCGGGCTGTGCGGCGCCTCGCGCCCGACGCACTTCGACGGCGTGACGACGGTCGTCGCGAAGCTCTTCTCGATCGTCGGCCCCGGCCGCGCGTACTTCGGCCGGAAGGACTTCCAGCAGCTCGCCGTCGTGCGCCGCATGACCGCCGACCTGAACCTCCCGGTCGAGGTGGTCGGCTGCCCGCTGGTGCGCGAGCCGGACGGCGTCGCGATGTCGAGCCGCAACGCGAACCTCGACGAGCGCGAACGTGCCGCGGCGCGCGTGCTCGTGGCCGCGCTGCGAGACGCGGTCGACGCGCTGCGCCGGGGCGAGCGCGATGCGGCGACGCTGCGCCGTGTGCTGAGCGCCCGGGTCGACGCCGAGGCGCTCGCCACGCTTGACTACGCCGAGGTCGTCGACGCGGGGGACCTGACCCCGCTCGCACGGCTCGACGACGGCGGGGAGGTGCTCGTCGCGGTCGCGGCGCGCATCGGCAAGACCAGGCTGATCGACAACATGACCGTGATCGTGGACGGCGACGACGTACGCGCCGATCCCGGCATCACGGCACCCGTGCCAGCGAGCGAGTAGGGAGAGCGTCGTGCGCCGGACGATGATGAAGTCGAAGATCCACCGGGCGACCGTCACCGGCGCCGACCTGAGCTACGTCGGGTCGATCACGCTCGACCCGATGCTCATGGGCCTCGCCGACATTCTCGAGAACGAGCAGGTCCACGTGCTCGACATCGACAACGGCGCGCGCTTCGAGACGTACGCGATCACGGGCGGTCCCGGTGACGTCGTGTTGAACGGCGCGGCCGCGCGACTCGTGCAGCCCGGCGACCGCGTCATCGTCATCACGTACGCGCAGTACGAGGACGCCGAGCTCGACGACTACGCGCCGAAGGTCGTGCACGTCGACTCCCGCAACCGGCCGACCGATCCGTCGTTCCAGGCCCTCGACCGCGAGCTCCACGACCTCGCCCCGTAGATGACCGGTACCGAGGGCGCGCGTGGTGGGCGCGAGCCGGACGTCCTGGTGCTCGGGAGCGGGATCGCGGGCCTCTCGGCCGCGATCCACGCGATCAGCGCCGGGCTCTCGGTCGTCGTCCTGACCAAGGGCGAGCTCGAGCACTCCGCGACGCGCTACGCGCAAGGTGGTGTCGCGGCCGCGCTCGCGGCGCCGGACTCCCCGGAGCTGCACCTGTCCGACACGCTCGCCGCGGGTGCCGGGCTCTGCGACGTCGACGCCGTGCGCGTGCTCGTCAACGACGGGCCGGTCCGCGTGCGGGAGCTCATCGCGCTCGGCGCCGAGTTCGACCGTACCGGCGACGGCGAGGCGACGCTCGCGCTCGCCCGCGAGGGAGGTCACTCGCTCGCGCGCGTCGTGCACGCCGGTGGCGACGCGACCGGCGCGGAGATCGAGCGTGCCCTCGTCGGGGCCGTGCGCGCGAGCGACGCCGATGTGCGGGAAGGCTGGTTCACCGCCGAGCTGCTCCGCGACCACGGCCGGTGCGCGGGCGTGGTCGCGGTCGACGCCGGCGGCACGCGCGTCGAGGTGCGCGCCCGCCACACCGTGCTCGCGACGGGTGGCGCCGGGCAGCTCTACGCCGTGACGACGAACCCGCCGCTGTCGACCGGCGACGGTACCGCGATGGCCCGCCGTGGCGGCGCGGTCCTCGCGGACATGGAGTTCATGCAGTTCCACCCGACCGCGCTCCACCAGGAGTCGATGCCGCGCCCGCTGCTGTCCGAGGCGCTCCGGGGCGAGGGTGCGGTGCTGCGCGACGAGCACGGCGTCGCGTTCATGGCCGAGGAGCACGCGCTCGCGGACCTCGCGCCGCGCGACGTGGTCGCTCGCGCGATCGCACGACGGCTGCGCGACCGCGGCCTCGACCACCTCTGGCTCGACGCGACCGCGATCGGCGACGACTTCCCGCAGCGATTCCCGACCATCTGGCGCTCGTGTCGCGCCGCGGGGATCGACCCGCGTCGCGACTGGCTCCCGGTCGCGCCGGCCGCGCACTACTTGTCGGGCGGCGTCGCGACCGACCTCGACGGCGCGACCACGCTGCCCGGCCTGTGGGCGTGCGGCGAGGCCGCGTGCTCGGGTGTGCACGGCGCGAACCGTCTCGCGTCGAACTCGTTGCTCGACGGCCTCGTGTTCGCGCCCCGGGCGGTCGCCGCGATCGCGCGCGGCAAGGACGAGCCCGCGCCGACGGGCGTGCTGCGCGGCATCCTCCCCGTGACCACCGCGGAGCACGAGGTCCAGGTGACCGCGACGGGCGACCGCGGGACGGTGGACGTCGCCGCCGCGCGCGACCGGCTGGAGCGCGCGATGACGAACGACGCCGGTGTGCTCCGCGACGCGGACAGCCTCCGGCGTGCGACCGACGCGCTCGACGTCGCCCAGCGAGCGGTCGCACCGCTCCTGGGGACGCACCGCACGGACGTCCACGAGCTCGAGAACCTCTGCGAGATCGGCCGCGCGCTCGTCGCCGCCGCGAGCGCCCGTCACGAGTCGCGCGGCACGCACACGCGGGAGGACTTCGCCGAGCGCTCGAACGACTACCTCGGCCGCTTCGTGATCGCCGCGGGCGGCTCGCCCGAGTTCGTGCCGCTGGCCGTCGACGCCCCGGAGCACGCGCGTTGAAACCCGACGCCGACCCGCCGCTGCACGCGGTCCGCGACGCGGTCGCGCGGGCGCTCGCCGAGGACCTCGGTCCGCTCGGCGACGTGACGTCGTCGTTGATCCCCGCGGATCGCACCGTCGCGGGGGACGTGGTCGCGCGCGCGACCGGCGTGATCGCAGGGACGCGGTGCGCGACCGAGGTCTACGCGCAGCTCGACGATCGCGTCGACGTCACGTGGCTGGCCGCCGACGGCTCGCA is part of the Acidimicrobiia bacterium genome and encodes:
- the nadB gene encoding L-aspartate oxidase, translating into MTGTEGARGGREPDVLVLGSGIAGLSAAIHAISAGLSVVVLTKGELEHSATRYAQGGVAAALAAPDSPELHLSDTLAAGAGLCDVDAVRVLVNDGPVRVRELIALGAEFDRTGDGEATLALAREGGHSLARVVHAGGDATGAEIERALVGAVRASDADVREGWFTAELLRDHGRCAGVVAVDAGGTRVEVRARHTVLATGGAGQLYAVTTNPPLSTGDGTAMARRGGAVLADMEFMQFHPTALHQESMPRPLLSEALRGEGAVLRDEHGVAFMAEEHALADLAPRDVVARAIARRLRDRGLDHLWLDATAIGDDFPQRFPTIWRSCRAAGIDPRRDWLPVAPAAHYLSGGVATDLDGATTLPGLWACGEAACSGVHGANRLASNSLLDGLVFAPRAVAAIARGKDEPAPTGVLRGILPVTTAEHEVQVTATGDRGTVDVAAARDRLERAMTNDAGVLRDADSLRRATDALDVAQRAVAPLLGTHRTDVHELENLCEIGRALVAAASARHESRGTHTREDFAERSNDYLGRFVIAAGGSPEFVPLAVDAPEHAR
- the panD gene encoding aspartate 1-decarboxylase; amino-acid sequence: MRRTMMKSKIHRATVTGADLSYVGSITLDPMLMGLADILENEQVHVLDIDNGARFETYAITGGPGDVVLNGAAARLVQPGDRVIVITYAQYEDAELDDYAPKVVHVDSRNRPTDPSFQALDRELHDLAP
- the panC gene encoding pantoate--beta-alanine ligase, coding for MITITTIDEMRVWCDAARRAGRRVGLVPTMGFFHDGHVSLMRAARDAGDTVVVSIFVNPLQFGPSEDLDRYPRDLERDRELARDAGVEVLFVPSVDEMYPRPPLTTVHVDALTGGLCGASRPTHFDGVTTVVAKLFSIVGPGRAYFGRKDFQQLAVVRRMTADLNLPVEVVGCPLVREPDGVAMSSRNANLDERERAAARVLVAALRDAVDALRRGERDAATLRRVLSARVDAEALATLDYAEVVDAGDLTPLARLDDGGEVLVAVAARIGKTRLIDNMTVIVDGDDVRADPGITAPVPASE